A genomic region of Caenorhabditis elegans chromosome V contains the following coding sequences:
- the oac-32 gene encoding Nose resistant-to-fluoxetine protein N-terminal domain-containing protein (Confirmed by transcript evidence), with protein sequence MISQLIFLIILLLNIIPTTSATWKDVIKPKPLDNLSAQCLNDTNTWINSLEIFGTLYAECIIMKKCNAKELKVLRDNLYAVQQLDAFGQFPGAGLLELKTLYDGSYQECQRVSGKKYDVNYCYLLLTPGKNVSSCAPSNSKSLYSQLPLRIAVCLPDSCNHQDMIDIFNELSPYPFTACSAYCTKNEVKKDTPFWGFSIFLIVMVVIAAIASIVDYVRETVYGLSSQKENNTFFKILLTFSLWTNAELLLSVKEQKSGFIKSLDCIRLLSMCWVVTDQMAPQAAACKTLWWQNLLYINNFDDGNSQNSTCYGITWYLAVDTQLYLVAPIVLVALYFSFAAGTAIIVAGCVGSIITTYILFGVYNVPADIIGNGDQTKFFNIAYSKPWIRCPPYLVGLLTGYLLATYGSRKIRLNWALAIAGWITAFVIAGFCLFATYDYDKGAHWSTFTRATFYNFHRLGWGVFVCWVVGANHMGWGGPIDKFMSHPIWQPFGRLSYCAYIVHWMVLYYYLNVGGVLHYSSAWQVFTYIAIPATLLSYVLAFFWSCLFEVPILKLEKMLIEKLIGGGGRTSLKVEDLGKNIGKVPDEEAENEKVQCEALRINI encoded by the exons atgatttcccaattaatatttttaataatattgcTGTTGAATATTATTCCAACAACTTCTGCCACGTGGAAAGATGTTATCAAGCCAAAACCATTAGATAATTTATCAGCTCAGTGTCTCAATGATACGAACACCTGGATAAACTCGTTGGAGATCTTCGGAACACTTTATGCAGAGTGTATTATAATGAAAAAGTGTAATGCGAAAGAGTTGAAGGTGTTGAGGGATAATTTGTATGCTGTTCAAC aactgGATGCTTTTGGACAGTTTCCTGGAGCAGGCCTTCTGGAACTTAAAACTCTTTACGATGGATCTTACCAAGAATGTCAGCGTGTCAGTGGGAAAAAGTACGATGTCAACTACTGCTACCTGCTTCTCACACCTGGAAAAAATGTGTCTTCTTGCGCTCCCTCAAACTCAAAATCCTTGTATTCCCAGTTACCATTACGAATTGCTGTTTGTCTCCCCGATTCCTGCAATCATCAGGATATGATTgacattttcaatgaattgtCTCCGTATCCTTTTACAGCGTGCAGTGCctattgcacaaaaaatgaggTGAAGAAAGACACTCCATTCTGGGGATTTTC aatattcttgATCGTTATGGTTGTCATTGCGGCTATTGCATCAATAGTAGATTATGTAAGAGAAACTGTCTATGGCTTATCGAGTCAAAAggaaaataatacatttttcaaaattctgctCACCTTCTCACTTTGGACAAACGCGGAACTTCTTCTCTCcgtcaaagagcaaaaatcAGGATTTATCAAATCACTTGACTGCATCCGACTTCTCTCAATGTGCTGGGTTGTTACAG accaaatGGCTCCTCAAGCTGCGGCTTGCAAAACTTTATGGTGGCAGAACCTTCTTTACATCAACAATTTCGACGACGGAAACAGTCAAAACAGCACTTGTTACGGAATCACCTGGTACTTGGCAGTTGATACTCAACTCTATCTAGTTGCTCCAATAGTTTTGGTTGCCTTGTACTTTTCATTTGCTGCAGGTACTGCTATAATTGTTGCTGGATGCGTTGGAAGCATCATCACCACGTACATTCTATTTGGAGTGTATAATGTTCCAGCAGATATCATTGGGAATGGAGATCAAACAAAGTTCTTTAACATTGCATACTCAAAACCTTGGATTCGATGCCCGCCATATCTTGTGGGACTTCTCACAGGATACCTTCTCGCCACCTATGGATCTAGGAAGATCCGGCTGAACTGGGCATTAGCCATCGCTGGATGGATAACTGCATTTGTAATCGCTGGATTTTGTCTTTTCGCAACTTATGATTACGATAAGGGAGCACACTGGAGCACGTTCACTAGAGCCACATTCTACAATTTCCACCGGCTAGGATGGGGAGTATTTGTGTGCTGGGTTGTTGGAGCGAACCATATGGGATGGGGTGGGCCTATCGATAAATTTATGTCTCATCCCATCTGGCAACCGTTTGGAAGACTATCATATTGTGCTTATATTGTTCATTGGATGGTTTTGTATTACTACTTGAATGTTGGAGGAGTTCTCCATTATTCATCGGCTTGGCAAGTG tttaccTACATTGCGATTCCAGCTACACTTCTCTCATATgttcttgcatttttctggAGCTGTCTTTTCGAAGTTCCAATTTTAAA actcgaaaaaatgctcattgaAAAGCTCATCGGAGGAGGTGGACGAACTTCATTGAAAGTTGAAGatcttggaaaaaatattggaaaagtgCCTGATGAGGAAGCTGAAAACGAGAAAGTTCAGTGTGAAGCTCTGAGAAtcaatatttga
- the oac-32 gene encoding Nose resistant-to-fluoxetine protein N-terminal domain-containing protein (Confirmed by transcript evidence): protein MISQLIFLIILLLNIIPTTSATWKDVIKPKPLDNLSAQCLNDTNTWINSLEIFGTLYAECIIMKKCNAKELKVLRDNLYAVQQLDAFGQFPGAGLLELKTLYDGSYQECQRVSGKKYDVNYCYLLLTPGKNVSSCAPSNSKSLYSQLPLRIAVCLPDSCNHQDMIDIFNELSPYPFTACSAYCTKNEVKKDTPFWGFSIFLIVMVVIAAIASIVDYVRETVYGLSSQKENNTFFKILLTFSLWTNAELLLSVKEQKSGFIKSLDCIRLLSMCWVVTGHSFLYLILADTLEPVLDFPTYFWNHLLLNAFVSVDTFFVLSGIVVAYLFFKTKLTKKTITSPMTWILFYVHRYLRLTPPVMLFIGFFTVYTPYIQGAFSASELNQMAPQAAACKTLWWQNLLYINNFDDGNSQNSTCYGITWYLAVDTQLYLVAPIVLVALYFSFAAGTAIIVAGCVGSIITTYILFGVYNVPADIIGNGDQTKFFNIAYSKPWIRCPPYLVGLLTGYLLATYGSRKIRLNWALAIAGWITAFVIAGFCLFATYDYDKGAHWSTFTRATFYNFHRLGWGVFVCWVVGANHMGWGGPIDKFMSHPIWQPFGRLSYCAYIVHWMVLYYYLNVGGVLHYSSAWQVFTYIAIPATLLSYVLAFFWSCLFEVPILKLEKMLIEKLIGGGGRTSLKVEDLGKNIGKVPDEEAENEKVQCEALRINI from the exons atgatttcccaattaatatttttaataatattgcTGTTGAATATTATTCCAACAACTTCTGCCACGTGGAAAGATGTTATCAAGCCAAAACCATTAGATAATTTATCAGCTCAGTGTCTCAATGATACGAACACCTGGATAAACTCGTTGGAGATCTTCGGAACACTTTATGCAGAGTGTATTATAATGAAAAAGTGTAATGCGAAAGAGTTGAAGGTGTTGAGGGATAATTTGTATGCTGTTCAAC aactgGATGCTTTTGGACAGTTTCCTGGAGCAGGCCTTCTGGAACTTAAAACTCTTTACGATGGATCTTACCAAGAATGTCAGCGTGTCAGTGGGAAAAAGTACGATGTCAACTACTGCTACCTGCTTCTCACACCTGGAAAAAATGTGTCTTCTTGCGCTCCCTCAAACTCAAAATCCTTGTATTCCCAGTTACCATTACGAATTGCTGTTTGTCTCCCCGATTCCTGCAATCATCAGGATATGATTgacattttcaatgaattgtCTCCGTATCCTTTTACAGCGTGCAGTGCctattgcacaaaaaatgaggTGAAGAAAGACACTCCATTCTGGGGATTTTC aatattcttgATCGTTATGGTTGTCATTGCGGCTATTGCATCAATAGTAGATTATGTAAGAGAAACTGTCTATGGCTTATCGAGTCAAAAggaaaataatacatttttcaaaattctgctCACCTTCTCACTTTGGACAAACGCGGAACTTCTTCTCTCcgtcaaagagcaaaaatcAGGATTTATCAAATCACTTGACTGCATCCGACTTCTCTCAATGTGCTGGGTTGTTACAGGTCACTCATTTCTCTACCTGATTCTCGCAGATACTTTGGAACCTGTCTTGGACTTTCCAACTTATTTTTGGAATCACCTACTTTTGAATGCTTTTGTCTCCGTGGACACCTTCTTTGTTCTGTCAGGAATTGTGGTGGCTTACCTATTTTTCAAGACAAAGTTAACGAAGAAAACGATCACAAGCCCAATGACGTGGATTCTATTCTACGTACATCGATATTTACGGTTAACCCCTCCCGTAATgctttttattggatttttcactGTTTATACACCGTATATTCAAGGAGCATTTTCAGCATCTGAACTGA accaaatGGCTCCTCAAGCTGCGGCTTGCAAAACTTTATGGTGGCAGAACCTTCTTTACATCAACAATTTCGACGACGGAAACAGTCAAAACAGCACTTGTTACGGAATCACCTGGTACTTGGCAGTTGATACTCAACTCTATCTAGTTGCTCCAATAGTTTTGGTTGCCTTGTACTTTTCATTTGCTGCAGGTACTGCTATAATTGTTGCTGGATGCGTTGGAAGCATCATCACCACGTACATTCTATTTGGAGTGTATAATGTTCCAGCAGATATCATTGGGAATGGAGATCAAACAAAGTTCTTTAACATTGCATACTCAAAACCTTGGATTCGATGCCCGCCATATCTTGTGGGACTTCTCACAGGATACCTTCTCGCCACCTATGGATCTAGGAAGATCCGGCTGAACTGGGCATTAGCCATCGCTGGATGGATAACTGCATTTGTAATCGCTGGATTTTGTCTTTTCGCAACTTATGATTACGATAAGGGAGCACACTGGAGCACGTTCACTAGAGCCACATTCTACAATTTCCACCGGCTAGGATGGGGAGTATTTGTGTGCTGGGTTGTTGGAGCGAACCATATGGGATGGGGTGGGCCTATCGATAAATTTATGTCTCATCCCATCTGGCAACCGTTTGGAAGACTATCATATTGTGCTTATATTGTTCATTGGATGGTTTTGTATTACTACTTGAATGTTGGAGGAGTTCTCCATTATTCATCGGCTTGGCAAGTG tttaccTACATTGCGATTCCAGCTACACTTCTCTCATATgttcttgcatttttctggAGCTGTCTTTTCGAAGTTCCAATTTTAAA actcgaaaaaatgctcattgaAAAGCTCATCGGAGGAGGTGGACGAACTTCATTGAAAGTTGAAGatcttggaaaaaatattggaaaagtgCCTGATGAGGAAGCTGAAAACGAGAAAGTTCAGTGTGAAGCTCTGAGAAtcaatatttga